A window of Micromonas commoda chromosome 13, complete sequence contains these coding sequences:
- a CDS encoding predicted protein has protein sequence MARLFLDSEPLTQYKDRLFKGSMEEYLDRLRSSATLYVGNVSFFTSEEQIWSLFAKCGVVKTVIMGLDKHKLTPCGFCFVEYHNRVDAERAVKYLNGTKLDDREVRIDFDWGFQDGRQFGRGKSGGQVRDEYRTNYDAGRGGYGVL, from the coding sequence ATGGCGCGCCTCTTCCTCGACTCGGAGCCTCTGACTCAGTACAAGGACCGCCTGTTCAAGGGCAGCATGGAGGAGTACCTCGACCGCCTTCGGTCCTCCGCCACCCTGTACGTGGGCAACGTGTCGTTCTTCACCAGCGAGGAGCAGATCTGGTCGCTGTTCGCCAAGTGCGGGGTCGTGAAGACGGTGATCATGGGCCTGGACAAGCATAAGCTCACCCCGTGCGGCTTCTGCTTCGTCGAGTACCACAAccgcgtggacgccgagcgcgcggtgaagTACCTGAACGGGACCAAGCTCGACGATCGCGAGGTGCGGATCGACTTCGACTGGGGGTTCCAGGACGGCAGGCAGTTCGGGCGAGGCAAGAGCGGCGGGCAGGTGCGAGACGAGTACCGGACCAACTACGAcgcggggcgaggcgggtACGGCGTGCTGA
- a CDS encoding predicted protein, whose product MSWLRRGAMLSSPLTSLLLRAPPRVGSAPRPVAASLARGVSASIGGCARPTAATDAFSARRGFAGAAARRPARSLTTMGAATKRAGGKAKGGAGGRGKGSGAKAPAAKPTRPGRKGVGPPARRGLKNRLKDQAQKSASRIQPDWGDDDDDDDDELAAFNEDVPDVDPSSLGDFDDDDDDDDGGIYDDDDDDEGDGGYYDDDEDEDAPGAATTAGLSMDVDDAMFKFIPEEEREAAKAAYLRMAAGGGGGRSAEAGADDDDEDEDDAREVFAEEDIEDDLYLTDEADGLTQATVQQAKGAIVKSVRFMQACVRVKDCPPPKHPEVAVIGRSNVGKSSLVNMLTNRKDIAKTSKNPGKTRTINHFEMITGDGTWYFVDLPGYGFANAPEEARRKWAEFTREYLLGRPNLLSVMLLIDSTVKPQRLDLECLEFLGENNIPVTVVFTKVDKKRKVKSGKRANPEENVEAFCREVSEYWDELPPMIFTSSKTGDGKQAVLNHVATLRQFFREGKKGKPKNKFLEDVLKAKEEGAGD is encoded by the coding sequence ATGAGCTGGCTGAGAAGAGGTGCAATGCTGTCCTCGCCTCTCACGTCGTTGCTGcttcgcgcgccgccgcgcgttggatcggcgccgagacccgtcgcggcgtcactcgcgcgcggagtCTCCGCGTCGATTGGAGGCTGCGCCcgtcccaccgccgccaccgacgcgttctccgcgcggcggggattcgcgggcgcggcggcgcgtcgacccgcgagGTCCCTCacgacgatgggcgcggcgaccaagAGGGCCGGCGGCAAGgcgaagggcggcgccgggggcagGGGTAAGGGTTCCGGGGCGAAGGCCCCAGCGGCGaagccgacgcgtccgggtcggaAGGGCGTCGGaccgcccgcgaggaggggaTTGAAGAACAGGCTGAAGGACCAGGCGCAGAAGTCGGCGTCGCGAATCCAGCCCGActggggcgacgacgacgacgacgacgacgacgagctcgcggcgttcaacGAAGACGTGCCGGACGTCGACCCCAGCTCACTGGgcgacttcgacgacgacgacgacgacgatgacggagGCATctacgatgacgacgacgacgacgagggcgacggcggctactacgacgacgacgaggacgaggacgcgcccggggcTGCCACGACAGCGGGTCTCTCcatggacgtggacgatgcCATGTTCAAGTTCAtacccgaggaggagagggaggcggccAAAGCCGCGTACCTACgcatggcggcggggggcggaggaggacggtccgccgaagccggggcggatgatgacgacgaggacgaggacgacgcgagggaggttttcgccgaggaggacatcgAGGACGACCTCTACCTGACGGACGAAGCCGACGGTCTGACCCAGGCCACCGTCCAGCAGGCCAAGGGCGCCATCGTCAAGTCCGTCCGCTTCATGCAGGCGTGCGTGAGGGTGAAAGACTGTCCGCCGCCCAAGCACCCCGAGGTGGCCGTCATCGGCCGGTCCAACGTCGGCAAGTCGTCGCTCGTGAACATGCTCACCAACCGTAAGGACATCGCCAAGACGTCCAAGAACCCCGGCAAGACGCGCACGATCAACCACTTCGAGATGATCACGGGCGACGGGACGTGGTACTTCGTCGACTTGCCCGGGTACGGCTTCGCCAACGCCCCGGAGGAGGCTCGGCGCAAGTGGGCGGAGTTCACGCGCGAGTACCTCTTGGGCCGGCCCAACTTACTGTCCGTGATGCTGCTGATCGATTCCACGGTCAAGCCGCAGCGGCTGGACCTGGAGTGCCTCGAGTTTCTCGGCGAGAACAACATCCCGGTAACCGTCGTGTTCACGAAGGTTGACAAGAAGCGAAAGGTCAAGAGCGGGAAGCGCGCCAACCCGGAGGAGAACGTCGAGGCTTTCTGCCGCGAGGTGAGCGAGTACTGGGACGAGCTGCCGCCGATGATCTTCACGTCGAGCAAGACGGGCGACGGAAAGCAGGCGGTGCTGAACCACGTCGCGACCCTCAGGCAGTTCTTCAGGGAGGGGAAGAAGGGCAAACCAAAGAACAAgttcctcgaggacgtcctaaaggcgaaggaggagggcgcgggcgattga
- a CDS encoding predicted protein, with the protein IVSTSFSFYDAEEARRISVKRISNPVLFDALNNPVQDGLYDPALGPIDKKGSCATCRLSAMHCPGHFGHIELAVPVYNPLTFGTVVRLLRGMCLHCHRFKMGADRVAAYSRKMQLIRAGDLNAAAEISTVGVSKQVREAIAELEEDGLGRDVADVDTTADRVVWTTNSMVESRDLIRNFLASVPAKCENCGCCSPKVTPEGANKIYRQALTNKQREANASLGIDLDGELADSDDDGSGSDDSSDSSVSDSDSDSGGSDEKKSEKKKVRVDNATQQAGKQVFITPIEARALLKRLWAREYDFCSMVWAAAPPTHGLTKGAKDPIVNRSDPARFFMQTVLVTPCKLRPPSRMGDMMFEHPQNTHLNAIIQANLTLAELFRKPPTVPEPPEVRAQRAVRAWLTLQSGVNKLIDSSREGGEAGGPGIRQQLEKKQGLFRMNMMGKRVNYAARSVIMPDPYLRTSEIGVPPVFAKKLTFPEHVTEHNVDLMRKLVENGPEIHPGANAIEDERGRVIHLDRFTAEKRAAIAKTLLAAPAPVSGSRPLAKKVYRHLRDGDVLLVNRQPTLHKPGIMAHTAKVLPGQRTIRMHYANCKTYNADFDGDEMNLHFPQDHLARAEAYEIVRADQQYTVPTDGSPLRGLIQDHVVAGVLLTKRDTFLDREEMRQALYSALVDYADEDKGGGSARGHSITVPPPAIVHPRELWTGKQVISAVLDHITHGRPDMTMSHGCKVPANYWGGENSGEGEFILRKNYVCCGIVDKNTFGNKGLVHAVAELHGRVLAGDLLSVLSRLLTVWLQKWGMTCGLDDLILTPEAEVGRAEELAKAAAACRSAAATFAEADENVPDAALQQQIAARLAEREGAEAILDMRSSGALNKITSAAVTKCLPHGTKKPFPKNCLSLMTQSGAKGSMVNFSQIAACLGQQELEGRRVPRMISGKTLPCFQPFDLSQRAGGYIEDRFFSGLRPQEYFFHCMAGREGLVDTAVKTARSGYLQRCMIKNLETLRVHYDHTVRDCDGSVVQFQYGEDGADVTKSSYASDFQFLADNAELVKANLREAEAGRAEGKGASIKADLKSVKGVVERKPPEKKQSLVAQAGVTREEFKRLMNYRYLNQLAAPGEAVGCIAGQSVGEPSTQMTLNTFHFAGRGEANVTLGIPRLRELLMAAAKKLATPVMTLPLLPHAQTMEQAENLARRLRRVRLAELIRRLSVTENPCGTSHSGTGKLARTYTVSMQLRGPKTGEDDDDDDASADDMAKSFRRDFAKRLYGRIKLELRRVGANAGRIEVSKAERADRGATGGGGDDDDDDAERAVKSKKDDKEDGEDASDDEDEEDEEAAEDGDGDAMDEESDSDSDSDSGSDSGSDSGSGSGSEDDDGDDTSGAREEPKKKPKAPAKPRASSRSVGGDLLESLEDIVETVNVDRETRTCVLTLSLKLTAPQLLVLELCEKVASETIVRSVPGIDKTYVVGKLPSDDPTGKDPLRIQTDGVNFAAAWANDDLVDCTKLTTNDVYAMLQTYGVEAARQTLVQEVRNVFGVYGIGVDARHLTLIADFMMQQGNYRPCSRAGIETSPSPFLKMSYETAAAFLVDATMKGAEDTLESPSSRIVMGRVPDLGTGSFGL; encoded by the exons ATCGTGTCCACGTCCTTCTCCTTttacgacgccgaggaggcgaggcgcaTCAGCGTCAAGCGCATCAGCAACCCCGTCCtcttcgacgcgctcaacaACCCGGTTCAGGACGGACTGTACGATCCCGCGCTCGGACCCATCGACAAGAAGGGGTCTTGCGCCACGTGCAGGCTTAGCGCCATGCACTGCCCGGGCCACTTCGGCCAcatcgagctcgccgtcccGGTCTACAACCCCCTGACCTTCGGCACCGTGGTCAGGCTGCTCAGGGGGATGTGCCTCCACTGCCACCGATTCAAGATGGGCGCGGACAGGGTCGCGGCGTACTCGCGCAAGATGCAGCtcatccgcgccggcgacctgaacgccgcggcggagatatccaccgtcggcgtctccaagcaggtccgcgaggccatcgccgagctcgaggaggacggacTCGGTAGGGACGTGGCGGACGTGGACACGACGGCT GACCGGGTCGTGTGGACCACGAACTCCATGGTGGAGTCCCGCGATCTGATCCGAAATTTCCTCGCCTCCGTGCCGGCCAAGTGCGAGAACTGCGGGTGCTGCTCCCCCAAGGTGACCCCCGAGGGGGCGAACAAGATTTACCGCCAGGCGCTGACCAACAAGCAGCGCGAGGCCAACGCCTCGCTCGGGATCGACCTGGACGGCGAACTCGCGGA ctccgacgacgacggctctGGCTCGGACGACTCCTCCGACTCCTCTGTCTCGGACAGCGACTCCGACTCCGGCGGCTCGGACGAAAAGAAGagcgagaagaagaaggtgcGCGTGGACAACGCGACGCAGCAGGCGGGTAAGCAGGTCTTCATCACCCCGatcgaggctcgcgcgctcctcaaGAGGCTGTGGGCGAGAGAGTACGACTTCTGCTCGATGGTCtgggccgcggcgcctcccACGCACGGGCTGACCAAGGGCGCGAAGGATCCCATCGTGAACCGATCCGATCCCGCCCGGTTCTTCATGCAGACGGTGCTCGTGACCCCGTGCAAGCTTCGACCGCCGAGCAGGATGGGAGACATGATGTTCGAACACCCGCAGAACACGCACCTCAACGCGATTATCCAGGCGAACCTGACCCTGGCGGAGCTCTTCCGAAAGCCTCCGACGGTCCCGGAGCCCCCCGAGGTtcgcgcgcagcgcgcggtccgcgcgtGGCTCACCCTCCAGAGCGGCGTGAACAAGCTGATCGACTCGTCcagggagggcggcgaggcgggcggtCCGGGGATCCGGCAGCAGCTGGAGAAGAAGCAGGGCCTCTTTCGCATGAACATGATGGGCAAGCGCGTGAATTACGCCGCCCGCTCGGTGATCATGCCCGATCCGTACCTTCGAACGTCCGAGATCGGCGTTCCTCCCGTGTTCGCGAAGAAGCTCACGTTTCCGGAGCACGTCACCGAACACAACGTGGACCTGATGCGCAAGCTGGTTGAAAACGGCCCGGAGATTCACCCCGGGGCTAACGccatcgaggacgagcgcggccgcgtcATCCACCTCGACAGGTTCACcgcggagaagcgcgcggcgatcgccaagactctgctcgcggcgcccgcgcccgtcagcgg GTCCCGCCCCCTCGCCAAGAAGGTCtaccgccacctccgcgacggcgacgtgctgCTGGTGAACCGTCAGCCCACGCTGCACAAGCCGGGTATCATGGCGCACACCGCGAAGGTGTTACCCGGCCAGAGGACCATCCGAATGCACTACGCCAACTGCAAGACGTACAATGCCGatttcgacggcgacgagatgAACCTCCACTTCCCCCAGGACCACCTCGCGAGGGCCGAGGCGTACGAGATCGTGCGAGCGGACCAGCAGTACACGGTACCCACGGACGGCTCCCCACTGCGCGGGCTGATCCAGGACCACGTCGTGGCCGGTGTTTTGCTGACGAAACGCGACACGTTTCTCGACCGGGAGGAGATGCGGCAGGCGCTGTATTCGGCGCTTGTCGAttacgccgacgaggacaaaGGGGGGGGGTCCGCCAGGGGGCACTCGATCACcgtgcccccgccggcgatcgTGCATCCGAGGGAGCTGTGGACGGGCAAGCAGGTGATATCGGCGGTGCTCGATCACATCACCCACGGCCGACCGGATATGACGATGAGCCACGGGTGCAAGGTGCCCGCCAACTACTGGGGCGGCGAGAActccggcgagggcgagttTATCCTTCGCAAAAACTACGTGTGCTGCGGCATCGTGGACAAGAACACGTTCGGCAACAAGGGGCTcgtgcacgccgtcgccgagctgcaCGGGCGCGTGCTCGCGGGGGACCTGCTGTCCGTGTTGTCCCGGCTGCTCACCGTGTGGCTGCAAAAGTGGGGCATGACGTGCGGACTCGACGATCTCATCCTCacgcccgaggcggaggtgggccgagccgaggagctcgccaaggcggccgccgcgtgcagaagcgcggcggccacgttcgccgaggctgacgagaacgtcccggacgcggcgctccaACAGCAGATCGCCGCTaggctcgccgagcgagagGGCGCGGAGGCTATCCTCGACATGCGGTCGTCGGGCGCGCTGAACAAGATCACGTCAGCCGCGGTGACCAAGTGCCTGCCGCACGGAACCAAGAAGCCGTTCCCGAAGAACTGCCTGTCGTTGATGACGCAGTCGGGGGCGAAGGGTTCCATGGTGAACTTCTCGCAGATCGCGGCGTGCTTGGGGCAGCAGGAGCTGGAGGGCCGCCGAGTGCCCCGCATGATTTCCGGCAAGACTCTGCCGTGTTTCCAGCCCTTTGACCTGTcccagcgcgcgggcgggtacATCGAGGACCGATTCTTCTCAGGTCTCAGGCCCCAGGAGTACTTCTTCCACTGCAtggcggggcgcgagggactcgTCGACACCGCGGTCAAGACGGCTCGTTCGGGGTACCTGCAGCGGTGCATGATCAAGAACCTGGAGACGCTTAGGGTGCACTACGATCACACCGTCCGCGACTGCGACGGATCCGTGGTGCAGTTCCAgtacggcgaggacggcgcggacgtgaccAAGAGTTCGTACGCGAGCGATTTCCAGTTTCTCGCGGAcaacgccgagctcgtcaaggCCAACTTGCGGGAAGCGGAGGCTGGCAGGGCCGAGGGCAA AGGGGCGAGCATCAAGGCTGACCTCAAGTCCGTCAAGGGGGTGGTCGAGAGGAAGCCTCCGGAGAAGAAGCagtccctcgtcgcgcaggcTGGCGTGACCCGCGAGGAGTTCAAGCGCCTGATGAACTACCGCTACCTCAaccagctcgccgcgccgggcgaggcGGTCGGTTGCATCGCGGGCCAATCCGTCGGCGAACCGTCCACGCAGATGACCCTCAACACCTTCCACttcgccggccgcggcgaggccaaCGTGACGCTCGGAATCCCCcgccttcgcgagctcctcatggccgccgcgaagaagctcgcgacgccggtcaTGACCCTGCCCCTGCTCCCGCACGCCCAGACGATGGAGCAGGCGGAGAACCTCGCCAGGCGGCTTCGCAGGGTTCGCCTCGCGGAACTCATCCGGAGACTCTCGGTAACCGAAAACCCGTGCGGGACGTCGCACTCGGGCACCGGTAAGCTCGCACGGACGTACACGGTGTCGATGCAGCTCCGCGGGCCGAAgaccggcgaggacgacgacgacgacgacgccagcgcCGACGAT ATGGCCAAATCGTTCAGGAGGGACTTCGCGAAGCGGCTGTACGGCCGGATCAAGCTGGAGCTTCGACGCGTGGGCGCCAACGCGGGGAGGATCGAGGTTTCCAAGGCTGAGAGGGCCGACCGAGgggcgaccggcggcggcggcgacgacgacgacgacgacgccgagaggGCGGTCAAGTcgaagaaggacgacaaggaggacggcgaggacgcctccgacgacgaggacgaggaggacgaagagG ccgccgaggacggcgacggcgacgccatggacgaggaatccgactccgactccgactccgactcggGCTCCGACTCGGGCTCGgactcgggctcgggctcgggctccgaggatgacgacggtgacgacaCATCCGGCGCCCGGGAGGAGCCCAAAAAGAAGCCAAAGGCGCCGGCCAagccccgcgcctcctcgcgttccGTCGGCGGGGACCTCCTCGAGTCCCTCGAGGACATCGTGGAGACCGTCAACGTCGATCGCGAGACCCGCACGTGCGTCCTGACGCTGTCCCTCaagctcaccgcgccgcagcttctcgtcctcgagctctgCGAAAAGGTTGCGTCGGAGACAATCGTCAGGTCCGTCCCCGGCATCGACAAGACGTACGTCGTCGGGAAACTGCCAAGCGACGACCCAACGGGCAAGGACCCGCTGCGGATCCAGACGGACGGCGTcaacttcgccgccgcgtgggccaacgacgacctcgtggaCTGCACCAAGCTCACCACCAACGACGTCTACGCGATGTTACAAACGTACGGCGTGGAAGCCGCGAGGCAGACGCTGGTGCAGGAGGTGAGGAACGTGTTCGGGGTGTACGGCATCGGAGTGGACGCCAGGCACCTGACCCTCATCGCCGATTTCATGATGCAGCAGGGCAACTACCGCCCGTGCAGCCGCGCGGGCATCGAGACGTCCCCTTCGCCGTTTCTCAAGATGTCCtacgagacggcggcggcgtttttggtcgacgcgacgatgaagGGTGCCGAGGACACGCTCGAGTCTCCGAGCTCCAGGATCGTCATGGGACGGGTCCCGGACCTCGGGACCGGGTCGTTCGGGCTGA
- a CDS encoding predicted protein has translation MVTLNLARRNSAGEKTKTCNKRRRDIWLRSQPVRETRTRGAMNNNLNKSRAYLGVFSDAGYIDVGTKEKPLPYPIKETLHPRFHGRQFVANPQKTGSYGAKHPEVYLDKTHSWLLEGVPYVDRVKYAEAQPEKPKRGFGTSDYSKRDEFSMDYRTEQYREALKSEAKHQAIASEKAKAAMEKELAASGGAGPGAGTADADKTAATRRKPLLYDLVFDGEDAYPTAVRDSMIEGRDSKNPTQISWERDFGAMRTSAHAIGHGIDQAEHGKPQFARLPIVESTFYRPQGVPISRNNTVFNSRPQ, from the exons ATGGTAACACTAAACCTGGCTCGTCGTAATTCGGCGGGGGAGAAAACCAAAACCTGCAACAAGCGGAGGCGGGATATCTGGCTTCGATCTCAACCAGTGCGAGAGACGCGCACTCGAGGAGCCATGAACAACAACCTCAACAAATCTAGGGCGTACCTAGGCGTCTTCAGTGACGCCGGGTACATCGATGTGGGCACAAAG GAGAAGCCCCTGCCCTACCCCATCAAGGAAACCCTCCATCCTAGATTTCACGGCAGGCAGTTCGTCGCCAACCCGCAGAAGACCGGCTCTTACGGCGCCAAG CATCCCGAGGTTTACCTCGATAAGACCCACAGCTGGCTTCTCGAGGGTGTTCCCTACGTCGACCGCGTCAagtacgccgaggcgcagcCCGAGAAGCCCAAGCGCGGCTTTGGCACCAGCGACTACTCCAAGCGGGACGAGTTCAGCATGGACTATCGCACGGAGCAGTACCGGGAGGCGCTCAAGAGCGAGGCGAAGCACcaggcgatcgcgtcggagaaggcgaaggcggcgatggagaaggagctcgcggcgagcggcggagcGGGGCCCGGGGCCgggaccgccgacgcggataagacggcggcgacgaggaggaagcccCTGCTCTACGATTTGGTGTTTGACGGCGAAGATGCGTACCCCACCGCGGTTCGCGATTCGATGATCGAGGGTCGGGACTCGAAGAACCCGACGCAGATCTCGTGGGAACGCGATTTCGGCGCCATGCGAACCTCCGCGCACGCGATCGGGCACGGGATCGACCAGGCGGAGCACGGGAAACCGCAGTTTGCGCGCCTGCCAATCGTCGAGAGCACGTTTTACCGACCGCAGGGGGTGCCCATATCGAGGAACAACACGGTGTTCAACTCGCGGCCGCAGTGa
- a CDS encoding predicted protein, translating into MDRDGSPERREEDYYRSHWSRVYREDPSQLDREWHCGYEKALAAILPFVNRAASGAAAPTRGARDDPGDDGAVATTSGNAAATGKVSARGNGLVVDVGCGSSSMGHQMWNDFHFGHLVLTDIDEGVLRTMRDRFGTETNDDDDEASEASGDGGGGVKRRTVRCVTCDARDMSGVGTASCAIVVDKGTLDALSGDDHKTAMLRECARICDFANGGIIVSVSFAAAARVALLRATSDALGLDVVTRVVGDGDPKYGKEAVFVSVLGREVGAVAGSLARCELTETVLARVGRSGSVIEDEPPDSGDELTLFDGDP; encoded by the coding sequence ATGGACCGCGACGGGTCTCCCGAGCGCCGAGAAGAGGACTACTACCGCTCGCACTGGTCCAGAGTGTACAGGGAGGACCCGTCGCAGCTGGACAGGGAGTGGCACTGCGGGTACGAAAAGGCCTTGGCCGCGATACTGCCCTTCGTGAACCGAGCCGCCagcggtgccgccgcgccgacgcggggagcccgcgacgacccgggcgacgacggcgccgtcgcgacgacgagcgggaacgccgccgccaccggcaaGGTGTCAGCGCGGGGCAACGGGctcgtcgtggacgtcggcTGCGGGAGCTCATCGATGGGGCATCAGATGTGGAACGACTTTCACTTCGGGCACTTGGTGCTCACCGACATCGACGAAGGGGTGCTGCGAACCATGCGCGATAGGTTCGGCACcgagacgaacgacgacgacgacgaggcatCGGAAGCatcgggcgacggcggtggcggcgtcaaACGACGCACGGTGCGGTGCGTgacgtgcgacgcgcgggacatgagcggcgtcggcaccgccagctgtgcgatCGTCGTCGATAAAGGCACCCTGGATGCGCTCTCCGGGGACGACCACAAGACGGCGATGCTGCGCGAGTGCGCCCGAATCTGCGACTTTGCCAACGGCGGGATCATCGTCTCGGtgtccttcgcggcggcggcgcgggtcgcgctgctgcgcgcgacgagcgacgcgctcgggttGGACGTCgtgacgcgcgtcgtcggcgacggcgatccgAAATACGGAAAAGAGGCGGTCTTCGTGTCGGtgctcgggcgcgaggtcggcgcggtggcgggaaGTTTGGCGCGGTGCGAGCTGACGGAGACGGTGCTGGCGAGGGTGGGAAGGTCCGGGAGCGTGATCGAGGACGAACCGCCGGACTCCGGGGACGAGCTCACCCTGTTCGACGGGGACCCGTGA
- a CDS encoding hypothetical protein (shows conservation to CCMP1545; uncharacterized protein), with translation MRGHYANIAERAVGLTATVRVRGPDPRGDVAADAAFFTHHRPDDDLLPGADGAPVVAISATALRIPTRASTRQDGRPAAGDDRKRFIAPLAPFLPFLAARDDARDDRPRARAPLASPLAPGVEVHVRLGREGLGGDEPGGWTRARVLASCVPRDASNAVDALAGPAGLGALRRGWTAGGVAPLGDASHVPLGAAVTGVVLIETNARASTQPPQPPPPEWRDAFFVREGAPIVACGSPFAALSPTHFACAVFGGHVARAWGRRVGRRQREGGDEDGPGESSPGESPGNDPPLLLADVVALPGTEGAPVLDADGGGVIGVLTPPLVRLERGRDGVTRAQETVPLVLTMASIRDALRELVSGSSFSGGDESPAGESPPSRVGPASSSSSFRNASNPLDAVVRRSVVVLETDGGASWASGVVIGVHGSGGEGEEGGGGIGGVGGVEWGGGGGGRPVRALVLTNAHVVHPSSTAAGGDGKGPIVRSIRVGIPGTNSWLNDAAPVYVSRGPLDVAVVDVKLHSPNDARRLVPVKRRLPLGAGGSRLSGASPGSPVAVVGFARVGPGAIDAGFIDCSPAVHLGSVSAVVNFSHSRSRDRIPSSSSVPAMYQTTASVHSGASGGAVVCPQDGTLLGLVTSNARLGAGGRVIPNLNFSIPVELLDRVLATAAAKGVGDWARAFEGCLEEAETSDELRSIWSLRDPASTGGEGLTSKL, from the coding sequence ATGCGGGGCCACTACGCGAacatcgccgagcgcgccgtcgggctcACCGCGACGGTGCGCGTGCGGGgacccgacccgcgcggtgacgtcgccgccgacgcagcCTTCTTCACCCATCatcgccccgacgacgacctcctcccgggcgcggacggcgcgcccgtcgtggcgatatccgccaccgcgctgcggatcccgacgcgcgcgtcgacgcggcagGACGGGCGGccggccgcgggcgacgatcgcAAGCGCTTCAtcgccccgctcgcgcccttccTCCCGTTCCtggccgcccgcgacgatgcccgcgacgaccgcccccgcgcgcgcgcgccgctcgcgtcgcccctcgcgcccggggtcGAGGTccacgtccgcctcggccgcgagggactcggcggcgacgaacccgggggatggacgcgcgcgcgcgtcctcgcgtcgtgcgtgccgagggacgcgtcgaacgccgtcgacgccctcgccggcccCGCGGGACTCGGCGCCCTCCGACGGGGATggaccgccggcggcgtcgcgccgctcggtGACGCATCGCACGttcccctcggcgcggccgtCACGGGCGTCGTCCTGATCGAGACGAACgcccgggcgtcgacgcagccgccgcagccgccgccgcccgagtgGAGGGACGCATTCTTTGTGCGTGAGGGTgcgccgatcgtcgcgtGCGGATCGCCCTTTGCCGCGCTGTCGCCGACGCATTTCGCGTGCGCCGTGTTCGGTGGgcacgtcgcacgcgcgtGGGGTCGACGGGTAGGGAGGCggcagcgcgagggcggtgacgaAGATGGGCCCGGTGAGTCatcgcccggtgagtcaccgggcaATGACCCTCCGTTGCTGTTGGCGGATGTCGTCGCGTTGCCTGGGACGGAGGGCGCGCCCgttctcgacgccgacggcggcggcgtgatcGGCGTGCTgaccccgccgctcgtcaggctcgagcgggggcgggacgggGTGACGAGGGCGCAGGAAACGGTGCCTCTGGTGCTCACGATGGCGTccatccgcgacgcgctgcgcgagctggTGAGTGGGTCGTCGTTTTCGGGGGGGGATGAGTCACCggccggtgagtcaccgccctcgcgggtcGGACccgcttcctcctcctcctccttccggaacgcgtcgaacccgttggacgccgtcgtccgcagATCCGTCGTCGTGTTGGAGAcggacgggggcgcgtcgtgggcgtcgggCGTGGTCATCGGGGTCcacggcagcggcggggaAGGGGAAGAAGGCGGGGGAGGAATCGGGGGAGTCGGAGGGGTAGAAtggggaggagggggagggggacGACCGGTTCGCGCGCTGGTGCTGACAAACGCGCACGTGGTGCAcccctcgtccaccgcggcgggcggcgacggcaaagGCCCCATCGTCCGATCGATCCGCGTCGGCATCCCCGGGACGAATTCATGgctgaacgacgcggcgcccgtgtACGTGTCGCGAGGTCcgctggacgtcgccgtcgtcgacgtcaaaCTCCACTCGCCgaacgacgcccgccgcctcgtcccggtgaagcggcggcttcctcttggagcgggcgggtcgcggctttccggggcgtcgcccgggtcgcccgtcgccgtcgtgggtTTCGCCAGGGTGGGGCCTggggcgatcgacgcgggtTTCATCGACTGCTCGCCCGCAGTGCATCTCGGCTCGGTGTCCGCCGTCGTGAACTTTTCGCACTCGAGGTCGCGGGATCGaatcccgtcgtcgtcgtcggtgccggCGATGTACCAGACGACGGCATCGGTGCACTcgggggcgagcggcggcgccgtggtgTGCCCTCAGGACGGGACTCTCCTGGGTCTGGTCACGTCCAACGCGAGgttgggcgcgggggggcgggTGATTCCCAACTTAAACTTTTCCATCCCcgtcgagctgctcgatcgggtgttggcgacggcggcggcgaagggggtGGGGGATTGggcccgcgcgttcgaggggtgcctggaggaggcggagacgagCGACGAGCTTCGATCGATATGGAGCCTTCgggacccggcgtcgacgggagGGGAGGGCCTGACTAGCAAACTGTGA